Proteins from one methanogenic archaeon mixed culture ISO4-G1 genomic window:
- a CDS encoding TetR family transcriptional regulator, whose amino-acid sequence MDRRQLKTRKAVYAAFTELLKEKPYSSITVQDIIDAADIGRSTFYAHFETKEDLLNVLCNEIFEHVFSEHLTGERTHDFSKEGNNILAELEHILYHLQENRGFISVVISSESGEVFMGYFREHLAQVFERETDRVPANVPRSYYLNHLVCGFADTVRWWMENECDPKDAVNYYNTLYLRSPRSL is encoded by the coding sequence ATGGACAGACGTCAGCTTAAGACGAGGAAGGCAGTCTATGCCGCTTTTACCGAGCTTCTGAAGGAGAAGCCGTACTCGTCGATAACCGTCCAGGACATTATAGATGCGGCAGACATCGGAAGGAGCACGTTCTACGCCCACTTCGAGACCAAGGAGGATCTGCTGAACGTCCTCTGCAACGAGATCTTCGAGCACGTATTCTCAGAGCATCTGACCGGTGAGAGGACCCATGACTTCTCCAAGGAAGGGAACAACATCCTCGCCGAGCTGGAGCATATCCTCTACCATCTTCAGGAGAACAGGGGATTCATCAGCGTGGTCATCTCGTCGGAGAGCGGCGAGGTCTTCATGGGATACTTCAGGGAACATCTGGCACAGGTGTTCGAGAGGGAGACCGACCGCGTTCCCGCGAACGTCCCCAGGAGCTACTACCTCAACCACCTGGTCTGCGGATTCGCCGATACCGTCCGGTGGTGGATGGAGAACGAATGCGATCCGAAGGATGCCGTGAACTACTACAACACCCTCTATCTGAGATCCCCGAGGTCCCTCTGA
- a CDS encoding heavy metal translocating P-type ATPase, translating into MSENQVTRLNNLLAGWPMTIVGGLFLAASFVLPYMGIHEGAYLAWPCVIICGFPLLYLSVWRIIYNKGISKISSALLITIAMIAALFIGDLFAAGEVGFIMEVGALLEDMTTERARKGLRNLISMVPVTARRIRDGKEEEVPIGEVGIGDILRIVPGETVPVDGIVVDGETSVDQSAMTGESLPVDKTVGDQVYSGTINRFGSVDIRATKIGEDSSLQKLVRMVEDADNNQAPTQRIADRWASWLVPIASLIAIAAYFVTDDIVRAVTVLVVFCPCALVLATPTAIIAAIGQATKHGVIIKSGEALEKMGSVDTVAFDKTGTLTYGTLAVSDVVPFNGKEPEELLSLAASAESKSEHPLGKAIVAHARNKGLMILEPVSFSMTAGRGISTSLNDKSYLLGNERFLTESGVTVSEDVRSHLIRFASEGKATILVSENGSVIGAIAMSDVLRPESPEMVAELTGMDVKTVLLTGDKKETADYFAEMIGISEVKAELLPEDKVSSIQSLKEKGKVCMIGDGVNDAPALKTADVGVAMGAMGSDIAVDAADVALMTDDISRIPYLKWLSNSTVTTIRVAITISMCINALAIIASVMGWLNPTTGAIVHNAGSCFVVLLAALLYDRKYSPEKAGRTHQ; encoded by the coding sequence ATGAGCGAGAACCAGGTGACCAGGCTCAACAATCTGCTGGCAGGATGGCCGATGACGATAGTCGGAGGACTGTTCCTCGCCGCTTCGTTCGTCCTGCCCTACATGGGCATACACGAAGGGGCGTATCTGGCATGGCCCTGTGTCATCATCTGCGGGTTCCCGCTGCTGTACCTTTCCGTCTGGCGCATCATCTACAACAAGGGGATCAGCAAGATCTCCTCAGCTCTGCTGATCACCATAGCGATGATCGCCGCCCTGTTCATAGGGGACCTCTTCGCAGCAGGAGAGGTCGGGTTCATCATGGAGGTCGGTGCCCTTCTCGAGGACATGACCACCGAACGTGCCAGGAAGGGTCTCCGGAACCTCATATCGATGGTACCGGTGACCGCCAGGCGCATCAGGGACGGGAAGGAGGAGGAAGTCCCCATAGGGGAGGTCGGTATCGGTGACATCCTCAGGATCGTCCCCGGCGAGACCGTCCCTGTGGACGGCATCGTCGTTGACGGAGAGACCTCCGTCGACCAGTCCGCCATGACCGGCGAGAGCCTTCCGGTCGACAAGACCGTGGGCGATCAGGTCTACAGCGGTACGATAAACCGTTTCGGATCGGTCGACATCAGGGCCACGAAGATCGGCGAGGACAGTTCGCTCCAGAAGCTGGTCAGGATGGTCGAGGATGCCGACAACAACCAGGCACCTACGCAGCGCATCGCGGACAGATGGGCCAGCTGGCTAGTTCCAATTGCATCTCTAATAGCCATCGCGGCCTATTTCGTCACCGATGACATAGTTCGTGCCGTCACCGTGCTCGTGGTGTTCTGCCCGTGCGCCCTTGTCCTTGCTACCCCCACAGCGATCATCGCCGCCATCGGACAGGCCACCAAGCACGGCGTAATAATCAAGTCGGGAGAGGCCCTCGAGAAGATGGGAAGCGTCGACACCGTCGCGTTCGACAAGACCGGGACGCTGACCTACGGTACCCTCGCGGTGAGCGATGTGGTGCCCTTCAACGGCAAAGAGCCAGAAGAACTTCTTTCGCTGGCGGCGTCTGCGGAATCCAAGAGCGAGCACCCTCTCGGGAAGGCCATCGTGGCGCATGCCAGGAACAAGGGGCTGATGATCCTGGAGCCCGTATCCTTCAGCATGACCGCCGGAAGGGGGATAAGCACCAGTCTGAACGACAAATCGTACCTGCTCGGCAACGAGAGGTTCCTGACCGAATCCGGGGTGACCGTCAGCGAGGATGTCAGGTCCCATCTGATCAGGTTCGCATCCGAAGGGAAGGCGACGATCCTGGTCTCTGAGAACGGTTCTGTAATCGGTGCGATCGCGATGTCCGATGTGCTCCGTCCCGAATCCCCGGAGATGGTGGCCGAACTGACCGGGATGGATGTCAAAACGGTCCTGCTGACCGGGGACAAGAAGGAGACCGCGGACTACTTCGCGGAGATGATAGGCATCTCGGAGGTCAAAGCGGAGCTCCTGCCTGAGGATAAGGTCTCCAGCATCCAATCCCTGAAGGAGAAGGGCAAGGTCTGCATGATCGGCGACGGGGTCAACGACGCCCCTGCGCTGAAGACCGCCGACGTGGGTGTCGCCATGGGCGCCATGGGATCGGACATCGCCGTTGACGCAGCAGACGTTGCCCTGATGACCGACGACATCTCCAGGATCCCGTATCTCAAATGGCTCTCCAACTCCACCGTGACCACCATCAGGGTCGCCATAACGATCTCAATGTGCATCAACGCCCTGGCCATCATCGCATCCGTCATGGGCTGGCTAAACCCCACGACCGGGGCCATCGTCCACAACGCAGGTTCATGCTTCGTGGTGCTGCTGGCGGCCCTGCTATACGACAGAAAGTATTCCCCGGAGAAGGCTGGCAGGACGCATCAGTGA
- a CDS encoding hydrogenase expression/formation protein HypE: MSKVIMNHGAGGELMQEFLGKHITSHFPKMEAEVPLDSMDDSAVVGDVVFTIDGHTVKPLFFPGGDIGKISVAGTVNDISVMGATPIGLACSVIIEEGLDIDIVDKVMESMGNTAAGCGVPIVTGDTKVVEAGAVDQMVMSTSAVGKRSPYLDSDLAKAAEYRKVDNRWCTDSNVRPGDAIIVSGYMGDHGVALLSFREGYGFDADVQSDVAPLNKMIAEGLKTGGIVAMKDPTRGGLANTLNEWCSKSHIGMEINYADIPLRDAVVNGCDLLGIDPLSIGNEGKAVIGVVPEMAEEVLKTLRRTPEGKNAAIIGYATDGPERVVLKTEIGGKRILEPPAGDPVPRIC, encoded by the coding sequence ATGTCGAAGGTGATCATGAATCACGGCGCCGGCGGAGAGCTCATGCAGGAGTTCCTCGGCAAGCACATTACCAGCCATTTCCCCAAGATGGAAGCGGAGGTCCCTCTGGACTCCATGGACGACTCAGCGGTCGTGGGGGATGTCGTGTTCACCATCGACGGACACACGGTCAAACCGTTATTCTTCCCCGGCGGGGACATCGGAAAGATCTCCGTGGCCGGTACGGTCAACGACATCTCGGTGATGGGTGCCACACCCATCGGGCTCGCATGCTCGGTAATCATCGAGGAGGGACTGGATATCGATATCGTTGACAAGGTCATGGAGAGCATGGGCAACACCGCGGCAGGCTGCGGGGTGCCCATCGTCACCGGCGACACCAAGGTCGTCGAGGCGGGTGCAGTCGACCAGATGGTCATGTCCACATCGGCCGTGGGAAAGAGATCGCCGTATCTGGACTCCGATCTCGCCAAGGCGGCGGAATACAGGAAGGTCGACAACAGGTGGTGCACGGACTCCAACGTCAGGCCCGGGGATGCGATCATCGTATCGGGTTACATGGGGGACCACGGAGTGGCGCTCCTTTCCTTCCGTGAGGGATACGGATTCGATGCGGACGTCCAGAGCGACGTCGCCCCTCTCAACAAGATGATAGCCGAGGGTCTGAAGACCGGAGGGATCGTGGCGATGAAGGACCCGACCCGCGGAGGTCTGGCCAACACCCTCAACGAGTGGTGCTCCAAATCCCACATCGGTATGGAGATCAACTATGCGGACATCCCCCTCAGGGATGCCGTTGTCAACGGATGCGACCTTCTCGGAATAGATCCCCTGAGCATCGGTAACGAGGGAAAAGCTGTCATCGGTGTCGTCCCCGAGATGGCCGAGGAGGTCCTCAAGACCCTCAGGAGGACACCCGAGGGAAAGAACGCCGCGATCATCGGATACGCCACCGACGGCCCCGAGAGGGTGGTCCTGAAGACCGAAATCGGCGGAAAGAGGATACTGGAGCCTCCGGCGGGAGACCCCGTTCCGAGGATCTGCTGA
- a CDS encoding pyridoxal-phosphate dependent TrpB-like enzyme, with the protein MAIPKDARINLSPEDIPKRWYNLASDLPDLKPPLNPGTGEPAKPSDFEPIFCKEIIKQEGSTERFIDIPEEVRDNLIYLNRPAPLQRAYRLEKALKTPAKIYFKREDMSPLGSHKGNTALAQAYYNAEAGIHTLTTETGAGQWGTALAMVSNLYDLDTTVFMVKGSYMAKPLRKTIINTYGAKIYASPSEYTEFGKKVLKEHPETSGSLGIAISEACELAAKDPGTNYSLGSVLNHVMLHQTVIGQETMQQMEMAEITPDYVVACTGGGSNFGGMVFPMLGKKIRKEGFQDTQFVAVEPKAAPSLTEGEFKYDFGDTGGFTPLLMMYTLGSEFIPNAIHAGGLRYHGMSPLVSAAYNSGMISARSYDQTATFEAGLLFARTEGIIPAPESCHALKGAIDLALDAKAKNEEKTIVFCLSGHGLLDLYGYEQYMDGTLPSSDIHQ; encoded by the coding sequence ATGGCAATACCGAAAGATGCAAGAATCAATCTGTCGCCAGAGGACATACCCAAGAGATGGTACAATCTCGCGTCGGATCTACCTGACCTTAAGCCGCCACTAAACCCCGGAACCGGGGAGCCCGCGAAACCCTCGGACTTCGAGCCCATCTTCTGTAAGGAGATCATCAAGCAGGAGGGCAGCACCGAGAGGTTCATCGACATCCCCGAGGAGGTCCGCGACAACCTGATCTACCTGAACAGGCCCGCACCCCTCCAGAGGGCGTACAGGCTCGAGAAGGCCCTGAAGACCCCCGCGAAAATCTACTTCAAGAGGGAGGACATGAGCCCCCTGGGAAGCCACAAGGGAAACACCGCACTGGCACAGGCCTACTACAACGCTGAGGCCGGAATCCACACCCTGACCACCGAGACCGGTGCCGGACAGTGGGGGACCGCCCTCGCCATGGTCTCCAACCTCTACGACCTCGACACCACCGTGTTCATGGTCAAGGGCAGCTACATGGCGAAGCCCCTGAGGAAGACCATCATCAACACTTACGGAGCGAAGATCTACGCCTCCCCCAGCGAGTACACCGAGTTCGGAAAGAAAGTGCTCAAGGAACACCCCGAGACATCCGGATCACTGGGAATCGCGATTTCCGAGGCCTGCGAACTCGCGGCCAAGGACCCTGGAACAAACTACTCCCTCGGAAGCGTGCTGAACCACGTCATGCTCCACCAGACCGTCATCGGTCAGGAGACCATGCAGCAGATGGAGATGGCCGAGATCACACCCGACTACGTCGTCGCATGTACCGGCGGAGGATCCAACTTCGGAGGAATGGTCTTCCCCATGCTCGGAAAGAAGATCAGAAAGGAAGGATTCCAGGACACCCAGTTCGTCGCGGTGGAGCCCAAGGCCGCACCCAGTCTCACCGAGGGTGAGTTCAAGTACGACTTCGGTGACACCGGAGGATTCACACCCCTGCTCATGATGTACACCCTGGGCAGCGAGTTCATCCCCAACGCCATCCACGCAGGCGGTCTGAGATACCACGGAATGTCCCCGCTCGTCTCTGCGGCATACAACTCCGGAATGATCAGTGCCAGATCCTACGATCAGACCGCGACCTTCGAGGCCGGGCTCCTGTTCGCAAGGACCGAGGGAATCATCCCCGCACCCGAGTCGTGCCACGCACTGAAGGGAGCCATCGACCTCGCGCTCGATGCGAAGGCGAAGAACGAGGAGAAGACCATCGTGTTCTGTCTCTCCGGACACGGTCTGCTCGACCTGTACGGATACGAGCAGTACATGGACGGAACCCTTCCCTCCTCGGACATCCACCAGTGA
- a CDS encoding chorismate mutase/prephenate dehydrogenase, whose amino-acid sequence MDLETLRNEIKKRDEEIVRLISERTELAKQVGEYKVENSLPIRNPEVEEKVIARYVDMGGKYGLSEEIMKEVSASLIKEAVDVESNIPKRMEPKRCAVIGGAGKMGAWMADLLRRSGHSVVIIDPAVDNGHTIKDTADCEIVVISVPMHMTLDVYKELDKYCYQEATIFDLTSLKTPLIDFLTSISQRRKVCSVHPMFGPSAKSLYGRNLIICHCGCGKSVRETKEIFDDRGLNIRVMDIKDHDKYMSYVLGLTHAVNIALFSVLERSGYPFEDLKTVASTTFNKGLDTNISVASEDPMLYYEIQHLNAHRDEMWDLFSQTVEDLKKNSLSDDPEGFITMMNAGKRYFERRENTINNQEFKTTCEASR is encoded by the coding sequence ATGGACCTAGAGACCCTGAGAAACGAGATCAAGAAGAGAGACGAGGAGATCGTGAGGCTCATCTCCGAACGCACCGAGCTTGCGAAGCAGGTCGGCGAGTACAAGGTGGAGAACTCGCTCCCCATCAGGAATCCCGAGGTCGAGGAGAAGGTAATAGCCAGATATGTCGATATGGGCGGTAAGTACGGTCTCAGCGAAGAGATCATGAAGGAAGTCTCGGCATCACTGATCAAAGAGGCCGTCGACGTGGAATCGAACATCCCCAAGAGGATGGAGCCCAAGAGATGCGCGGTCATCGGAGGGGCCGGGAAGATGGGTGCCTGGATGGCAGACCTGCTCAGGAGATCCGGACATTCCGTCGTCATCATCGATCCTGCGGTGGACAACGGCCACACGATCAAGGATACCGCGGACTGCGAGATCGTGGTCATCTCCGTGCCGATGCACATGACGCTGGACGTCTACAAGGAACTGGACAAGTACTGCTACCAGGAGGCCACCATATTCGACCTCACGTCCCTGAAGACGCCGCTCATAGACTTCCTGACGTCGATCTCTCAGAGGAGGAAGGTCTGTTCGGTGCACCCGATGTTCGGACCGTCCGCCAAATCCCTGTACGGGAGGAACCTGATCATCTGCCATTGCGGATGCGGGAAATCGGTGAGGGAGACCAAAGAGATCTTCGACGACAGGGGTCTGAACATCAGGGTCATGGACATCAAGGACCACGACAAGTACATGTCTTACGTCCTTGGGCTCACGCACGCCGTCAACATCGCCCTGTTCAGCGTCCTGGAGAGGAGCGGATACCCGTTCGAAGATCTGAAGACGGTAGCATCCACCACGTTCAACAAGGGATTGGACACAAACATATCAGTCGCATCGGAGGATCCGATGCTGTACTACGAAATCCAGCATCTCAACGCCCACAGGGACGAGATGTGGGATCTCTTCAGCCAGACGGTCGAAGACCTCAAGAAGAACTCGCTCAGCGACGACCCAGAAGGGTTCATTACTATGATGAACGCAGGCAAAAGGTACTTTGAGCGTAGGGAAAATACAATTAATAATCAAGAATTCAAAACCACCTGCGAGGCATCGAGATGA
- a CDS encoding DeoC/LacD family aldolase, with translation MMYGKSIRMERITDRKTGNAVIVPMDHGISVGPVNGLIDMRKTVDDVSNGGATAVLMHKGLIRYSYRQSGRDVGLIMHLSASTDLGPNRNSKVQITTIEEAIKYGADAVSIHINFGSPDEPKMLEQAGKISEQCNDWGMPLIVMAYPRGPEIKNSYDPDAIAHCARASAEIGADIVKVSYTGDIDSFKEVCRGALAPVVIAGGPKMESDMDILNMVHDSMEAGGHGVSIGRNVFQSKNVMGMTKAISSIVLDGFSVDEAKKFL, from the coding sequence ATGATGTATGGAAAAAGCATTCGTATGGAAAGGATCACGGACAGGAAAACCGGCAATGCCGTGATCGTGCCGATGGACCACGGAATCTCCGTCGGTCCTGTGAACGGACTCATAGACATGAGGAAGACCGTCGACGACGTGTCGAACGGAGGGGCGACCGCCGTCCTCATGCACAAGGGATTGATCAGATACTCCTACCGTCAGTCGGGAAGGGACGTCGGTCTCATCATGCACCTGTCCGCCTCAACGGACCTGGGCCCCAACAGGAACAGCAAGGTCCAGATCACGACGATCGAAGAGGCGATCAAATACGGTGCAGACGCGGTTTCCATACACATCAACTTCGGATCGCCTGACGAGCCCAAGATGCTCGAGCAGGCGGGAAAGATCTCAGAGCAGTGCAACGACTGGGGGATGCCCCTCATAGTCATGGCGTACCCCCGCGGTCCGGAGATCAAGAACTCATACGATCCAGATGCCATAGCGCACTGTGCCAGAGCATCCGCCGAGATTGGTGCCGACATCGTCAAGGTCAGCTACACCGGGGACATCGACTCCTTCAAGGAGGTCTGCAGGGGCGCACTCGCACCCGTCGTCATCGCCGGCGGACCGAAGATGGAATCCGATATGGATATACTCAACATGGTCCATGACTCCATGGAGGCCGGGGGACACGGAGTGTCCATCGGAAGGAACGTCTTCCAGAGCAAGAACGTCATGGGAATGACGAAAGCAATCTCCAGCATCGTCCTTGACGGATTCTCCGTGGACGAGGCGAAGAAATTCCTCTGA